The region ATGGCGAAACCGAGGAGTTGGGACCGGGACAGATGTGTATTGCATTGGCGGATCAACCGCACACGGTGCGCGTTCTTGGTAATGAACCGATGACGATGTATCTGTCCGTTACACCACATATCCACCCGACGCACACGCCGCGGACAGAGGACGGCGAACGGCTACCACATAATTTCGTCCCTGCTCGCGCTTATGATGTCGAACCGAATATGCAGGTGTCTGTATCGGAACTCGTTGCGCGCCAAATACATGCATCACAGTTGCTTGAGGAGTTGACTCAAGCTTGTACAGCGGTTCAACAGGAGATGGGCAACCAACTGAAGGCGGCACTTGCTGAAGGTGATATGGATACGGCTACTGCAGCGCGTAAAGCAATGTGGGAGGCGATCTATCCGGTTTACAAGACACTTGCTGAATTGGGAGATGTTTGGAATACGCTTGCTCCGCGTGTAACCGATTGAGTTGTTTCGCAGACGAACTGACAAACTCTGATCCGCCTCGTCGGTTTTTAACTTGTTTTATCTTGGTGTCTATGGTATACTTAAATCAACAAAGAGGGCGTTACCTAATTTATTTGGGAAAATTGCCCGATTTGAACCGAATTTGATTTAACAACGTTTAAATTGTTTAATATTAGGATAGACTTCTCTTTTGGTTTGGAAAACCTCGTTTAAGCGATCCAACTTTGTGTATCTAACGAAAGCACGCCAACGCAGAGGGTATCCTAAATCTTGATGGATTTCTTTTGAACGAGGAATTGATCTCTGTCCCACAAGGTGGAGAAAATGTCACAATATAAATGAATTGTAAGGAGTACCTTATGATGAGAAATCAGCTTTTTAACAAGAAAATCCTTTTTTCCTTGTTAGCTGTTGTAATGTGTTTCGGGTTTACAGCGATGAGTTACGGTCAAGCCGATAGCACTGATGACCCAGAACCTACCCCGGCTGCTGAAGAGGCTGCTGAGGAACCCACTGAGGAACCTGCCGAAGAGGTTGCCGAGGAACCTGCTGAGGAACCTGCTGAGGAACCTGCCGAGGAGCCCGCTGAGGAACCTGCTGAGGAACCTGCTGAGGAGCCCGCCGAGGAACCTGCCGAGGAGCCCGCCGAGGAACCTGCTGAGGAACCTGCCGAGGAGCCCG is a window of Candidatus Poribacteria bacterium DNA encoding:
- a CDS encoding cupin domain-containing protein; its protein translation is MGFPVYDYRTDIRNVLVTPQIRSRFLRMEPGQSAQRHSHDLGHEIFLILEGRVEFEIDGETEELGPGQMCIALADQPHTVRVLGNEPMTMYLSVTPHIHPTHTPRTEDGERLPHNFVPARAYDVEPNMQVSVSELVARQIHASQLLEELTQACTAVQQEMGNQLKAALAEGDMDTATAARKAMWEAIYPVYKTLAELGDVWNTLAPRVTD